Below is a window of uncultured Cohaesibacter sp. DNA.
CGTGCGGGCCGCCTCGGTCACCGGCAAATCCTTGTAGCCGATCTCGCAGCTGGTGCGCCGGAAAACCTGATCCTTGCCACAGAGGGCAGAAGCCAGAATCTGATGTCCGAAACAGACGCCGAGCATCGGGATTTTCAGTTCCGCAGCCTGCCGGATCAGGTCATGTTCGCGATGGATGAAGTCGATATCCTCATAAGCACCATGCGGGCTGCCGGACAGGAAGATGCCGTCATAGCCATCAAGCGTCAGTGGGAACTGGCCGTCATAGGCCCAGAAGCGATCGACATTGAGGCCCCATGTTTCAAACCGGTCATCGAGTTTGGCAACAGACTGCAAGGAGCGGCCATTGCCCAGATAGAGAAGTCTTTTCCCCATGTCAGAGGATATTCCTTTTGTTATGGCAGGGCTTGCCTGAGCCTGTAACGGCTCGGGCAGTCCTTGCTCTCAATAGCGGTGTCTGGCTCAGCAGCGGAACAGCTCGATGGGCAGATCGGAGAAGACCTCCGGCTCGCCATTTTCGCGAATGGCGAAGGTCTGGCCGATACCGGCAACAAGGCCCGTATCCGTGTCAGGGATCATGATATGGACAAAGAACACCATACCCGGCTGCATCACGAGCGGATTGCCCGAATAGATCATCGGCGGCACATCCATCCATGTCGGCTTGAAGGTGCAACCCAGCGCATAGCCGCAGGCCGCATAGCGGGCCTTGGCAAAGCCGCCCTTGTCCAGCACCCGGCGGTGAATGTCGTCCAGCGTGCCAAGCTCGCGGCCGGGCAGGGCATTGGCCTTGATTTCCTCGATCGCATCGCGCGCGACG
It encodes the following:
- a CDS encoding type 1 glutamine amidotransferase, which produces MGKRLLYLGNGRSLQSVAKLDDRFETWGLNVDRFWAYDGQFPLTLDGYDGIFLSGSPHGAYEDIDFIHREHDLIRQAAELKIPMLGVCFGHQILASALCGKDQVFRRTSCEIGYKDLPVTEAARTDKIAKDLHETVHMFVWHNDEVLGSHPDMTILAYSDDCANHVWRYKDEDIWGIQGHPEVTLAQAPLWFEQNRKTMEKDGADIEELKASAHEADEAKTMLTRFTELVLHG